In one window of Branchiostoma floridae strain S238N-H82 chromosome 14, Bfl_VNyyK, whole genome shotgun sequence DNA:
- the LOC118430583 gene encoding uncharacterized protein LOC118430583 (The sequence of the model RefSeq protein was modified relative to this genomic sequence to represent the inferred CDS: added 12 bases not found in genome assembly), which translates to MYSESENEERPRTISDLTKPRHATQQTAIGPTRSCGSLEKHELLFLVLTILGLAATLGLTIYRLTSVEKTTADFTFALVLIINTVACLIFVVHGLMRERPYEVAIFIIADVIVLIYCIVNYAEKPRWDNPTEHAVKLVRLILVVVVSVIVVPLAVYILVSFYQSRNLIFRTVGANAELQDMCDLTFFNEALLKLDFQLELSMVVLVMNNGTKLITEDIIVLSVGTVFVLVWATLGYLSMRFESKVLVIIFLLLWWCEPAYIIYKMVDVAQQLHNKHEDPTPEDANLVPAAAIACGIAACLVHSLVLMVTWKVWGNFGNGLKEKVYGQPGTDDSRHVVEEETRS; encoded by the exons TCAGAGAACGAGGAGAGACCGCGAACTATCAGTGATTTGACCAAACCGCGCCATGCGACACAACAAACTGCCATCGGTCCG ACCAGGTCCTGTGGCTCTCTGGAGAAGCATGAGTTACTATTCCTGGTTCTGACCATCCTGGGCCTTGCAGCCACCCTGGGGCTGACCATCTACAGACTCACCAGTGTCGAGAAGACAACTGCAGACTTCACTTTTGCATTGGTCCTCATCATCAACACAG TTGCATGCCTGATCTTCGTTGTCCATGGCTTGATGCGGGAGCGGCCTTATGAAGTTGCCATCTTCATCATAGCAGACGTCATTGTCCTCATCTATTGTATTGTCAACTATGCAGAGAAGCCAAGATGGGATAACCCCACTGAACATGCTGTAAAGTTG GTGCGGCTGATACTGGTGGTGGTGGTCTCTGTGATTGTCGTCCCCCTGGCTGTCTACATCCTGGTGTCCTTCTATCAGTCACGTAACCTGATCTTCAGAACAGTGGGGGCCAATGCAGAGTTACAGG acATGTGTGACCTGACCTTCTTCAATGAAGCCTTGCTGAAGTTGGACTTCCAGTTGGAG CTTTCCATGGTGGTGTTGGTGATGAACAATGGAACAAAACTGATCACTGAAGACATCATTGTGCTGTCTGTGGGGACTGTGTTTGTGTTGGTATGGGCCACACTGGGGTACTTGTCG ATGAGATTTGAGAGCAAAGTGTTGGTCATCATCTTCCTCCTGCTGTGGTGGTGTGAGCCGGCCTACATCATCTACAAGATGGTGGAT GTTGCCCAACAGCTCCACAACAAACATGAGGATCCCACACCTGAAGATGCTAACCTGGTGCCTGCAGCAGCCATTGCCTGCGGTATCGCTGCCTGTCTCGTCCACTCCTTAGTACTGATGGTCACATGGAAAGTCTGGGGCAACTTTGGCAATGGACTTAAGGAGAAAG TGTATGGGCAGCCTGGTACAGATGACAGCAGGCATGTTGTGGAGGAAGAGACTCGGTCTTAA